The window TTGATCTCCTATCGGCGGTGCACTGCGTCCGACAAGCGTTCCAGCGCGGTGTCCAGCGTTGCATCCTTCTTGGCAAAGCAAAACCGCACCACCGACGTCACCGCGTCCTTTTCGTAGAAAGCCGACACCGGAATGGCGGCAACCTTGTAGTCGGTCACGATGCGCTTGCAGAACGCCTCATCGGTCTCGTTGAGGCCGAGCGGGGAAAGATCGACGGTGAGGAAATACGTGCCTTGCGAGCGCAGCACCGGAAAGCCGATGCGCTCCAGGCCTTCGGTCAGACGATCGCGGCTCCGCGCCAATTCCTTGCGCATGTCGTAGAAATAATCGTCCGGCTTGGCGAGCCCATAGGCCACCGCCGCCTGCAAATTGGGCGCGGTGGTGAAGGTGAGAAACTGGTGCACTTTCGCGGCTACCCGCAGCAGCGGCGGCGCGGCGCAGACAAAGCCGATCTTCCACCCCGTCAGCGAAAAGATCTTCCCCGCCGAGCCGACCTTGATGGTGCGGTCGCGCATTCCCGGAATGGTGATCAGCGGAATGTGCTCGCGGCCGTCGAAGATCACATGCTCCCAGACCTCGTCGCAGATCGCAACCGTGTCGAACTCCTGACAGAACCGCGCCAGAAGTTCGAGGTCCTCGCGCGGGTAGACCACGGCGGCCGGATTGAGCGGATTGTTGAACAGCACCGCCTTGGTCTTGTGGTTGAAGGCACCTCGCAGCATCTCCTCGGAGAGCCGCCAATGCGGCGGTTCGAGCCGCAGCAAACGCGGGATGCCGCCGGCCTGGCGAATGATCGGCAAATAAGAGTCGTAGACCGGCTGGAACACCACGACCTCGTCGCCGGGCTCGACCATGGCAAGGATTGCTGAGGTCAGCGCCTCGGTGCCGCCTGACGTCACCATCACTTCTGTCATCGGATCGAGGTTGAGACCGTGCCAGCGGCCGTAATGCGCCGCGATCGCCTGGCGCAGTTCCGGGATGCCCATCATCGAGGGGTATTGATTGTAGCCGTCCATCACGGCGTCCGACGCCGCGCGGCGGATGTCTTCGGGGCCGGGATCGTCCGGAAAACCCTGGCCGAGATTGATGGCGTTGTTGTCGCGCGCGAGCTGCGACATTGCCTCGAAAACCGTAACGGGAAGATCCGCGAAGATCTTGTTCGTGGAGGTCATGAGCCGGTCAGCCGCCGGTTTTGGTCGGCAATCCCGCGGCCTTCCAGGCCAGCATGCCGCCCGCGAGGTGCTTGTCGTAGGCAAGACCAGCGGCCTGGGCGGCCAGCGACGCCGTCACCGATCGTTTGCCGGAACGGCAGGCGAAGACAACCTGTTTGCCTTGCGGATCGGGAATATCCTCCGGGTCGAACGCCGACAGCGGGACAACGACGGCACCCGGATAGGCCTCCACCGCAACCTCATTCGGCTCGCGGACGTCGACAAGGAGGTAGCGGCCCTCGGCCATGCCCTTCGAGACTTCCTCTGGCGTCAAATCATGCACCTGGCTCACGCGAATTCCTCCCAAACGATTGCTAGATTGCGCGCATTCCGAAAACCCGGCAAGCGCCTGATCTTCTGTTCGAGCATGAGCTTCCCGGAAAACCGGTTCCCACTTTTCCGGATCATGCTCTAGACGGTCACCTGCGTTCCCACCTCGACCACCCGTCCGCTCGGAATCTGAAAATAGTCGGTGGCATCGTTGGCGGTGCGGCTGAGCGCGATGAAAAGATGATCCTGCCAGCGCGGCATGCCGGAATGCGCGGCAGGTTTCAGCGCGCGCCGTGACAGGAAGAACGACGTCGACATGATATCGAATTGCCAGCCGAGTTTTCGCGCGATGGCCAGCGCCTTCGGCACGTTGGGCGATTCCATGAATCCGAACCGCAGCGTCACCTTGGAGAACGTCTTGCTGATCTGCTCCAGCCGCACCCGCTCGGAAATGTCGACCCGCGGCGTCGAGGCAATTTCGATCGTGAGGATGACGTTCTTCTCATGCAGCACCTTGTAGTGCTTGAGGCTGTGCATCAGCGCGGTCGGGGCGCTGACGGGATCACTGGTCAGGAATACGGCGGTGCCGGAAACCCGCTGTGGCGGCCGCTTTTCCAGCATCGCCACCAGATCGGCCAGCGGGAACTCCAGCTTGCGCGATTTCTCGAACAAGAGCCGGCTGCCGCGCCGCCAGGTGTACATCAGGAGCATTACGACCGCGCCCAGCGCCAGCGGCACCCAGCCGCCTTCCAGCACTTTCAGAAGGTTCGCCGCAAGGAAGGTGAGATCGAGGAACAAGAACGGCGCGATCAGCGCGGCGGCCGCAATCGCCGACCATCGCCAGACCCGCCAGATCACGACAAAGCCCATCATCGCCGTGACCACCATGGTTCCGGTCACGGAGATGCCGTAGGCCGAGGCCAGCGCGCTCGAGGAACGGAACATCAATACCAGCAGCATCACGGCGATGAACAGCAGCAGATTGATGCGCGGGATGTAGATCTGGCCGGAATGGGCTTCGGAGGTGTGGCGGATTTCAAAGCGCGGCAACAGGCCGAGCTGGATCGCCTGGCGCGTCAGCGAATAGGCGCCGGTGATGACGGCCTGGCTCGCGATCACGGTCGCTGCCGTGGCAAGACCGACCATTGGCTTCAGGGCCCAATCCGGGAACATCAGGTAGAACGGGTTCTCCACCGCCTTGGGATCGGCGATGACGAGCGCGCCCTGTCCCAGATAGTTCAGTGCCAGCGCTGGCAGCACGATGAAAAGCCAGGCGGTCTGGATCGGCCGTTTGCCGAAATGCCCCAAATCAGCATAGAGCGCCTCGGCGCCGGTGACGGCGAGAAACACCGCGCCGAGCGTGACGAAGCCGATGATGCCGTGATGCAGCATGAACGAGACGGCAAGCAGCGGATTGAGCGCCAGCAGCACTTCGGGATGCCGCACAATCGGGGCAAACGAGGCGATCGCGATGACGCCGAACCAGACGCACATGATTGGCCCGAAGAAAGCCGCGACGCGCGCGGTACCGCGCGACTGCGCCGCGAACAGCGCCAGCAGGATCAGGACCGTCAGCGGCACCACGTAAGGGTCGGCCGCCGCGCTGACGAGCTTGATACCTTCGATCGCCGAGAGCACCGACAGCGCCGGCGTGATCACCGCATCGCCGTAAAACAACGCGCCGCTGATAATGCCGAGCAGCACGATGATGCCGGCGTGGCTGCCCACCGCGCGCTGCGCCAGCGCCATCAATGCCAGCGTGCCGCCCTCGCCGTGGTTATCCGCGCGCAGCAGGATCACCACATATTTCAGGGTCACCACGATGATCAG is drawn from Bradyrhizobium lablabi and contains these coding sequences:
- a CDS encoding aminotransferase; this encodes MTSTNKIFADLPVTVFEAMSQLARDNNAINLGQGFPDDPGPEDIRRAASDAVMDGYNQYPSMMGIPELRQAIAAHYGRWHGLNLDPMTEVMVTSGGTEALTSAILAMVEPGDEVVVFQPVYDSYLPIIRQAGGIPRLLRLEPPHWRLSEEMLRGAFNHKTKAVLFNNPLNPAAVVYPREDLELLARFCQEFDTVAICDEVWEHVIFDGREHIPLITIPGMRDRTIKVGSAGKIFSLTGWKIGFVCAAPPLLRVAAKVHQFLTFTTAPNLQAAVAYGLAKPDDYFYDMRKELARSRDRLTEGLERIGFPVLRSQGTYFLTVDLSPLGLNETDEAFCKRIVTDYKVAAIPVSAFYEKDAVTSVVRFCFAKKDATLDTALERLSDAVHRR
- a CDS encoding rhodanese-like domain-containing protein; this encodes MRVSQVHDLTPEEVSKGMAEGRYLLVDVREPNEVAVEAYPGAVVVPLSAFDPEDIPDPQGKQVVFACRSGKRSVTASLAAQAAGLAYDKHLAGGMLAWKAAGLPTKTGG
- a CDS encoding potassium transporter Kup, whose protein sequence is MTSDVVAPAAETTVANGHAEVHSTAGFKSLLIGSIGVVYGDIGTSPLYALREAVVAASGPSGVVTTQAVLGVVSLILWALIIVVTLKYVVILLRADNHGEGGTLALMALAQRAVGSHAGIIVLLGIISGALFYGDAVITPALSVLSAIEGIKLVSAAADPYVVPLTVLILLALFAAQSRGTARVAAFFGPIMCVWFGVIAIASFAPIVRHPEVLLALNPLLAVSFMLHHGIIGFVTLGAVFLAVTGAEALYADLGHFGKRPIQTAWLFIVLPALALNYLGQGALVIADPKAVENPFYLMFPDWALKPMVGLATAATVIASQAVITGAYSLTRQAIQLGLLPRFEIRHTSEAHSGQIYIPRINLLLFIAVMLLVLMFRSSSALASAYGISVTGTMVVTAMMGFVVIWRVWRWSAIAAAALIAPFLFLDLTFLAANLLKVLEGGWVPLALGAVVMLLMYTWRRGSRLLFEKSRKLEFPLADLVAMLEKRPPQRVSGTAVFLTSDPVSAPTALMHSLKHYKVLHEKNVILTIEIASTPRVDISERVRLEQISKTFSKVTLRFGFMESPNVPKALAIARKLGWQFDIMSTSFFLSRRALKPAAHSGMPRWQDHLFIALSRTANDATDYFQIPSGRVVEVGTQVTV